In Pedobacter sp. WC2423, the following are encoded in one genomic region:
- a CDS encoding cysteine-rich CWC family protein produces MAKHEIIPCERCGVPIECKANSYTKCQCSVVYLDLNEVQYISEHYDSCLCAKCLFELQQEYRDSLNSNVAS; encoded by the coding sequence ATGGCTAAACACGAAATTATACCATGCGAGCGTTGCGGTGTGCCTATTGAGTGCAAGGCTAACTCTTACACTAAATGTCAGTGCAGTGTGGTGTATCTTGACCTGAATGAAGTGCAGTATATTAGTGAGCATTATGATAGTTGTCTCTGTGCTAAATGCCTGTTTGAATTACAGCAGGAGTACAGGGATTCCCTGAATTCAAACGTTGCTTCTTAA